A region from the Salminus brasiliensis chromosome 22, fSalBra1.hap2, whole genome shotgun sequence genome encodes:
- the med1 gene encoding mediator of RNA polymerase II transcription subunit 1, with protein MAAVPLAGCSPAAEPANPTATPGPVERLRLEEGTESEKQSRVAALLERLHAKHNAARPWQETSKIVRQAMEKRGVMNSAGHQLLLNCLETLQKALKVSSLASMTDRLESIARQNMLGSHLSPSETECYITSDMFYVEVQLDTTGQLVDVKVAHHGENPASCPELIQHLREKNFEEFSKHLKGLVNLYKLPGDDKLKTKMYLALQSLELDLTKMMHMFRLATSANTVETILHGSVGLLAGRSGGHLLSLQCYVSPYDIFEEGTGTQLSFTDSTIPHSLGVSVSVTVEGTSSMYKLPIAPLITGSHPVDNKGTPTFSPVTNSNCVDLPACFFLKMNCPMPFSLPFIQKMRNVTGVPVFESAPMVSSLYDLIIKSQLGEEEGVSPPASGRSMRFYAALPGQQHCYFLNGDAPVQDGRSLQGALVSKIPFRHPAHVPPLLDIIRHQAAYNTLIGSCVKKTYIKEDTPGLLQFEVCPLTDSSFSVSFQHPVNESLVCVVMEVIDSRQVACKLYKGPSDALICTDEFITKVVQRCMSIPVTMRAIRRKAETIQADTPALSLIAETVEIMVKKNLPPTGSPGYMGMGPGPDGNNPMGLPGVGGTTPTGGSSAGGMGTGGAFQGPITSLFNMGRQVSSVVDNIGQVGSQQQQMQQQQSQHSHGVDDFSKVTQNPILTSLLQITGSVGSSPTPQAPAGSQPHQTPPPTTSPASNTKNHPMLMNLLKDNPSQDFAALYGSSPLERQNSSGSPRTDSQGQPCSAGGPKGKKKRPRASDKGVIGAGGGIGMKQQSQQPQMGGMAQQHHHTHHPTEDDFHRELFSMDVDASQNPIFDVNLPGDGLDTPHSITPAPSQCGTPPSGPGMSYHPQSHVQAQTQPQSQPGSLPRMVRLSSSDSIGPDINDILSDIPDQATKGSSGSHGQHHMGGEEGGSLGTPLRDSSSSGQGSAVFEADLFNANSNENPFADPADLIAEATTAATPNSDASSSNFFPDTDFNPELLPGQGTFAQSYFEDSSPSPDPDLDLVKGFSGGSQQNTPSGTPQNPTSHGRSTPDASLKDPFDLGMVFSGNSGGGKPLLGPAPDLGDTHPTHGGGGQSPLMMSMGGVSSDFKSSEVKVKQQMRPKEDNGGGNSGMVMGGSGSSEGKQMKRSRTPSSEGKSKEKPPKRKKLDPDGKSPSHSSGGRPYTPPSGSASSGGSMSGGGSKSPGSSGRSQTPPGGATPPIPKITIQIPRTVGKTSSHGGYTSSSSTSGSTSGTSGTGSSKSHHSHSSSSGKIKSSKMEGSMGQGNSSKPTSTGGSGSGMPSQSKSSSLGMGSGKPGSSPVTKHGMSGSGSGSSGGVTGNKIKPQGGKPPGSMMNPNIKPNISPSHSRSGSSDKLSSPMKHQQGQVPGTPPSSKAKSPIGSGSGSLGGSKSSSSGGMSSQKQLGSGSSSGSSSSSNSSASSSSSGSMSFSSSGQSQYGGSSGSGGGGGSGGGGGGGNNPNAKGKSPSRNKKPSLTAVIDKLKSVGSGGIGGEEGEGGGGCGGNGGNAGSGGGGVPPNVGHVSSKQGVSSQGGDYLSKRDKVEKEGKSKVSVSGGNSGDKKMMDPKSGGVSSTGVAKIIISKPDGGSPSIKSKVTLQKPGEGAGDGSMRSQHSGLKASPLFSGSTPKHDRSSPSHSRSPGYTPLNQDSESESGSSSVAEKSHQNSPSSDDDQTMRPLQPPQDYMSSMSVSLGEKHKKHKKEKKKQKDRERDRDRDRDRDRDRDREKEKKKSSMSCAPSSHPMKADSWSRSPMSSSEPSMSMLSSERPSRPSPMYMHTEDDDLMDSALTGNLEPFK; from the exons ATGGCGGCGGTGCCGTTGGCTGGCTGCAGCCCCGCCGCGGAGCCCGCAAACCCCACCGCGACCCCGGGACCCGTGGAGAGGCTCAGGCTTGAGGAAGGAACCG AATCAGAAAAGCAGAGTCGTGTGGCCGCTCTGCTGGAGAGGTTGCACGCCAAGCACAATGCCGCTCGGCCCTGGCAGGAGACCAGCAAGATCGTCAGGCAGGCCATG GAAAAACGTGGGGTGATGAACTCAGCTGGGCACCAGCTTCTGCTCAACTGTTTGGAGACACTTCAGAAGGCACTCAAAG TGTCCTCTCTGGCTTCGATGACTGACCGCCTGGAGTCCATTGCTCGGCAGAACAT GTTAGGCTCTCACCTCAGCCCTTCAGAAACAGAGTGCTACATCACCTCCGACATGTTCTACGTGGAGGTGCAGCTGGACACCACAGGACAGCTGGTGGACGTTAAAGTGGCACACCACGGTGAAAACCCtgcg AGTTGTCCAGAGCTGATACAGCACCTAAG agagaAAAATTTTGAAGAATTCTCCAAACACCTTAAGGGCCTGGTCAACCTGTACAAGCTTCCTGGAGACGA TAAACTAAAGACAAAGATGTACCTCGCCCTCCAGTCTCTTGAGCTGGACCTAACTAAGATGATGCACATGTTCAG GTTGGCCACCAGTGCGAACACTGTGGAGACTATACTGCACGGCAGTGTTGGTCTGCTGGCTGGGAGGAGCGGTGGCCATCTCTTGTCCCTGCAGTGTTACGTCTCACCGTATGACATCTTTGAGGAGGGCACTGGGACCCAGCTCAGTTTCACAGATTCAACCA TCCCTCATTCGCTGGGAGTGAGCGTGTCTGTGACTGTGGAGGGAACATCATCGATGTACAAGCTTCCCATTGCTCCTCTTATCACCGGATCACACCCAGTGGATAACAAGGG GACCCCAACATTTTCTCCGGTCACAAACTCAAACTGTGTGGACCTGCCAGCAtgtttctttctgaagatgaaCTGCCCCATGCCTTTCTCGCTGCCTTTCATTCAGAAAATGAGGAACGTTACAG GTGTCCCAGTGTTTGAGTCTGCCCCTATGGTGTCCTCACTCTATGATCTCATCATTAAAAGCCAACTCGGTGAAGAAGAGGGAGTCAGTCCTCCAGCTTCAGGCAGATCCATGCGCTTCTATGCA gcATTGCCAGGGCAGCAGCACTGTTACTTTCTGAATGGGGACGCTCCTGTGCAAGATGGGAGATCACTGCAGGGAGCGCTAGTATCCAAAATACCCTTCAGACACCCCGCTCATGTGCCCCCTTTGCTGGACATCATACGACACCAGGCAGCTTACAACACACTGATTGGCAGCTGTGTCAAAAAGACATACATAAAGGAAG ATACTCCTGGACTGCTGCAGTTTGAGGTGTGCCCACTGACAGACTCCAGTTTCAGTGTATCCTTCCAGCACCCTGTGAATGAGTCCCttgtttgtg TGGTGATGGAAGTGATTGACTCTAGGCAGGTGGCCTGTAAGCTGTATAAGGGCCCGTCGGATGCTTTGATCTGTACAGATGAATTCATCACCAAGGTGGTGCAGAG ATGCATGTCCATTCCGGTGACAATGCGAGCTATCCGACGCAAGGCAGAGACGATTCAGGCAGACACTCCAGCTTTGTCCCTGATAGCTGAAACGGTGGAGATCATGGTCAAGAAGAACTTGCCCCCAACAGGCAGCCCAGGTTACATGGGAATGGGACCAGGACCTGACGGGAACAATCCCATGGGCCTCCCTGGTGTTGGAGGTACCACACCTACAGGAGGCAGCAGTGCTGGGGGCATGGGCACAGGTGGGGCATTCCAAGGCCCAATTACCTCACTGTTTAACATGGGCCGTCAGGTAAGTTCTGTTGTGGATAACATAGGACAAGTGGGAAGTCAACAGCAGcagatgcagcagcagcagtcacagCACAGCCATGGTGTGGATGACTTCAGCAAAGTGACTCAGAACCCAATATTGACCAGCCTGTTGCAAATAACAGGAAGTGTGGGCTCTAGTCCCACTCCCCAGGCCCCTGCAGGTTCGCAGCCACACCAGACACCTCCCCCCACCACCtcaccagctagcaacaccaaaaaTCATCCCATGCTGATGAACTTGTTGAAGGACAACCCCTCTCAGGACTTTGCCGCGCTGTATGGTAGTAGCCCCCTGGAGAGGCAGAACTCCTCTGGGTCTCCCCGAACAGACAGCCAAGGTCAGCCTTGTTCAGCAGGAGGCCCAAAAGGCAAGAAGAAGCGTCCAAGGGCATCGGACAAAGGTGTGATAGGAGCAGGTGGGGGTATAGGGATGAAACAACAATCGCAGCAACCACAGATGGGCGGTATGGCTCAAcagcaccatcacacacaccaccctACTGAAGATGACTTTCATCGTGAGCTCTTCTCCATGGATGTTGATGCCTCTCAAAATCCCATCTTTGATGTCAATCTTCCTGGCGATGGACTAGACACTCCACACAGTATTACACCAGCCCCAAGCCAATGTGGGACCCCACCCTCAGGTCCTGGAATGTCATATCACCCACAGTCACATGTCCAAGCTCAGACACAACCTCAGTCCCAGCCAGGTTCTTTACCTCGTATGGTACGCCTCTCTAGCTCAGACAGTATTGGGCCTGACATTAATGATATTCTTTCTGATATTCCTGACCAGGCCACCAAAGGAAGCAGTGGCAGCCATGGGCAGCATCACATGGGTGGGGAAGAGGGAGGTTCCTTGGGCACTCCTTTACGGGACTCGTCCAGTTCGGGTCAGGGCAGCGCAGTATTTGAGGCCGACTTATTTAATGCCAACAGCAATGAGAATCCTTTTGCTGATCCGGCAGATCTAATCGCAGAGGCCACAACTGCGGCAACACCTAATAGTGATGCATCTTCAAGTAACTTCTTCCCAGACACAGACTTTAACCCGGAACTGCTTCCTGGACAGGGAACCTTTGCACAGAGCTACTTTGAGGACAGTTCACCCAGCCCAGATCCAGATCTTGACCTTGTCAAGGGCTTCAGTGGGGGAAGTCAACAGAACACCCCTTCAGGCACCCCTCAAAACCCCACCTCGCATGGCCGAAGTACACCTGATGCCTCCTTAAAGGACCCTTTTGACTTGGGCATGGTTTTCAGTGGCAATAGCGGAGGAGGAAAGCCACTGCTGGGCCCAGCACCAGATTTGGGAGATACACATCCAACTCATGGGGGTGGTGGGCAAAGTCCACTGATGATGAGCATGGGAGGGGTGAGCAGTGACTTCAAGagcagtgaagtaaaagtgaaaCAGCAGATGAGGCCAAAGGAAGATAATGGGGGCGGAAACTCTGGGATGGTGATGGGAGGATCAGGCTCTTCAGAAGGGAAACAGATGAAGCGTAGCCGCACCCCTTCTAGTGAAGGAAAATCAAAAGAAAAGCCGCCCAAACGGAAGAAGCTGGATCCTGATGGCAAGTCTCCCTCACACAGCTCAGGAGGCAGACCCTATACACCTCCTAGTGGGAGTGCCAGTTCTGGGGGATCAATGAGTGGAGGAGGATCCAAATCACCCGGAAGCTCAGGTCGTTCTCAGACTCCACCAGGAGGTGCCACTCCACCTATACCTAAAATCACAATACAGATCCCCAGGACAGTGGGGAAAACATCTTCTCATGGGGGTTATACATCAAGCAGCTCAACCAGTGGAAGTACGAGTGGTACCAGTGGCACTGGCAGTAGTAAAAGCCACCATTCTCACTCCTCGTCCTCTGGGAAGATAAAGAGCAGCAAGATGGAAGGATCCATGGGACAAGGCAATAGTTCCAAGCCAACAAGTACAGGAGGCAGTGGGAGTGGCATGCCTTCTCAGTCGAAAAGCTCATCCCTGGGCATGGGTTCAGGCAAACCAGGCTCATCTCCAGTCACCAAGCATGGCATGTCGGGGTcaggtagtggtagtagtggtggagTTACTGGTAACAAAATAAAACCCCAAGGAGGAAAGCCACCGGGATCAATGATGAACCCAAATATTAAGCCTAACATCTCTCCTTCACACTCTCGCTCTGGTAGTTCTGACAAACTATCTTCTCCAATGAAACATCAGCAGGGTCAGGTTCCTGGGACACCACCATCTTCAAAAGCAAAGTCTCCGATTGGTTCCGGAAGTGGGAGCTTAGGGGGGTCCAAATCCTCTTCTAGTGGTGGAATGAGTTCTCAAAAGCAGTTGGGAAGTGGCTCTTCCTCTGgctcttcctcatcctccaACTCTTCTGCTAGTTCCTCTTCCTCAGGCTCCATGTCTTTTTCCTCTAGTGGCCAGTCGCAGTATGGGGGAAGTTCAGGTAGTGGAGGGGGTGGAGgaagtggtggaggaggaggcggcGGGAACAATCCTAATGCCAAGGGCAAGTCCCCGAGTCGAAATAAAAAGCCTTCCTTGACAGCGGTCATAGACAAGCTGAAAAGTGTCGGCAGCGGTGGCATCGGAGGGGAAGAGGGAGAGGGCGGCGGAGGATGTGGCGGCAACGGCGGTAATGCTGGAAGCGGAGGTGGGGGAGTACCTCCGAATGTTGGCCACGTGTCCTCCAAGCAAGGGGTCTCCTCCCAGGGAGGTGACTACCTAAGCAAGCGAGACAAGGTCGAAAAAGAAGGTAAATCCAAAGTCTCTGTTTCAGGGGGCAACTCGGGTGACAAAAAGATGATGGACCCAAAGAGTGGTGGGGTGAGTAGCACCGGTGTGGCTAAGATTATCATCAGCAAGCCAGACGGAGGTTCTCCAAGCATCAAGTCCAAAGTAACCCTGCAGAAGCCTGGGGAAGGGGCAGGAGATGGCTCTATGCGGTCCCAGCACTCAGGCCTAAAAGCATCTCCTCTTTTTAGTGGTTCGACCCCAAAGCACGACCGTAGTTCCCCCAGCCATAGTCGCTCCCCAGGGTACACCCCTCTGAACCAAGACAGTGAAAGTGAATCTGGTAGCAGTTCGGTTGCAGAGAAGTCTCATCAGAACAGCCCCAGCTCCGACGACGATCAGACCATGAGGCCACTCCAGCCACCGCAAGACTACATGAGCTCCATGTCCGTCAGCTTGGGTGAGAAAcacaagaagcacaaaaaagagaagaagaagcagaaagaCCGGGAGCGGGACAGGGACAGGGAtcgggacagagacagagatcgggatcgagagaaagagaagaagaagtcGTCAATGTCCTGCGCTCCCTCCTCTCACCCAATGAAGGCAGATAGTTGGTCCAGGTCGCCAATGTCCTCCTCAGAACCCTCCATGTCTATGCTTAGCTCTGAGCGCCCCTCGCGACCTAGCCCTATGTATATGCACACAGAGGATGATGATCTCATGGATTCAGCTCTGACTGGCAACCTAGAACCATTCAAATAG